A DNA window from Ammospiza caudacuta isolate bAmmCau1 chromosome 21, bAmmCau1.pri, whole genome shotgun sequence contains the following coding sequences:
- the LRRC26 gene encoding LOW QUALITY PROTEIN: leucine-rich repeat-containing protein 26 (The sequence of the model RefSeq protein was modified relative to this genomic sequence to represent the inferred CDS: inserted 1 base in 1 codon; substituted 1 base at 1 genomic stop codon) — protein MQVCSRASXGMTASGSREPSTARPLQPAPPGSAEGTGQGRGAEHGPGLXGACPRGQQAPCASGAAMGCWRLPGPVLGLLLLLCPPAPAACPAACRCSPGEADCSERGLLEVPWSLSANTSTLRLAHNFISVLGPRSFPPLPGLRLLSLAHNRLELIHPQALRGLGALQALDLSHNHLSVLTPDTFRPLTGLATLDLTNNRLGQLEPGVPGALPQLQALLLQDNPWVCSCSILPLWRWLRRNRDKVREKNLLLCRVPEQLNKYPIMAFGDESFRQCQDTSLSPEHYIAFFTIGPFSFLASIFFCTFLGSLVVFYHSLRRESHCWRTPRVCRVH, from the exons ATGCAGGTCTGCAGCCGGGCGA AGGGGATGACTGCGAGCGGCAGCCGGGAGCCGAGCACAGCCCGGCCCCTCCAGCCAGCGCCGCCGGGCTCCGCCGAGGGcaccgggcagggccggggggcTGAGCACGGCCCGGGGCTCTAGGGAGCCTGTCCGAGGGGGCAGCAAGCCCCCTGTGCCTCGGGGGCAGCCATGGGCTGCTGGAGGCTCCCCGGCCCCGTGCTgggcctgctgctgctgctgtgcccgccggccccggccgccTGCCCGGCCGCCTGCCGCTGCTCCCCGGGAGAGGCGGACTGCAGCGAGCGGGGCCTCCTCGAGGTGCCCTGGAGCCTCTCGGCCAACACCAGCACCCTGCGGCTGGCCCACAACTTCATCTCCGTGCTGGGACCCCGCTCCTTCCccccgctgccggggctgcgCCTGCTCAGCCTGGCCCACAACCGCCTGGAGCTGATCCACCCTCAGGCGCTGCGGGGGCTCGGGGCGCTGCAGGCGCTGGACCTGAGCCACAACCACCTCAGCGTGCTCACCCCCGACACCTTCCGGCCCCTCACCGGCCTGGCCACGCTCGACCTGACCAACaacaggctggggcagctggagcccGGGGTGCCGGGAGCCTTGCCCCAGCTCCAGGCGCTTCTCCTGCAGGACAACCCCTgggtgtgcagctgcagcatcctgccCCTCTGGCGCTGGCTCCGCCGCAACAGGGACAAAGTGCGAG aGAAGAATTTGCTCCTCTGCAGAGTTCCAGAGCAGCTGAACAAGTATCCGATCATGGCCTTTGGGGACGAGTCcttcaggcagtgccaggacacCTCCCTGTCCCCCGAGCACTACATCGCCTTCTTCACCATCGGGCCCTTCTCCTTCCTGGCCAGCATCTTCTTCTGCACCTTCCTGGGCTCCTTGGTCGTGTTCTACCACAGCCTGCGCCGGGAGTCCCACTGCTGGAGGACACCCCGTGTCTGCAGGGTGCACTGA